One stretch of Daphnia pulicaria isolate SC F1-1A chromosome 8, SC_F0-13Bv2, whole genome shotgun sequence DNA includes these proteins:
- the LOC124311988 gene encoding acidic fibroblast growth factor intracellular-binding protein B-like, whose product MECSVDVFVGNSTIIDPEIYQLWVDGNSSHEAADILQQRGILQQWGANMDLLMSDVLDHYRTFHMLEKTLHTPLKLTAAGEWTFQMEADTQQLLIERYYELDDVVVREVLGKKLSSRHRKDLDEVSEKTAISLRSCRRQFDNVKRIHKLVEEMPGHIVHNIQHNFLLSAELSKKYAAVVFVAVNRFETNKRKLQYLNFGDFYHCAHQMIVHWSSTASCHNATLVRNQLETETEIETDLDVDRGFLHDLREVRILLDKEKEHKHLVCSQLKGRLTDKIYADMESSFKTHSRSLVSLAGNLNRSRELRSLFVDLVERCVEPLRQARWTSRDLRLFLDYYTPAGVQLFKSDSATALVWERYMKVISSCLVKIYHN is encoded by the exons ATGGAATGCAGCGTTGACGTATTTGTAGGCAATTCCACTATAATCGACCCTGAAATAT ATCAACTCTGGGTCGACGGCAATTCCTCTCACGAGGCCGCCGACATTTTACAGCAAAGAGGAATACTTCAGCAATGGGGGGCTAATATGGATCTCCTGATGTCAGATGTACTAGACCATTATCGAACATTTCACATGCTGGAAAAGACGCTTCACACTCCACTCAAATTAACTGCCGCTGGAGAGTGGACATTTCAAATGGAGGCAGACACTCAGCAATTGCTCATTGAAAG ATATTACGAATTGGATGATGTAGTTGTAAGGGAGGTCCTGGGGAAGAAGCTCTCCTCAAGACATCGGAAAGATTTGGATGAG GTTTCTGAAAAAACAGCAATATCTCTAAG GTCTTGCAGGAGGCAATTTGACAATGTCAAGCGTATACACAAGCTTGTCGAAGAGATGCCAGGTCACATAGTGCACAACATCCAACATAACTTTCTTCTCTCTGCTGAACTGTCGAA GAAATATGCTGCAGTGGTCTTTGTGGCCGTCAACCGTTTCGaaaccaacaaaagaaaacttcaGTACTTGAATTTCGGAGATTTTTACCATTGTGCTCATCAGATGATCGTTCACTGGTCCTCGACTGCTTCGTGTCATAATGCGACTTTAGTTAGGAATCAGTTGGAAACGGAAACGGAAATCGAAACGGATCTCGATGTCGACAGGGGATTCCTGCACGACCTGAGAGAGGTGCGCATACTCctcgacaaagaaaaagagcacAAGCATCTCGTTTGCTCTCAGCTCAAG GGACGGCTGACGGATAAGATTTACGCCGACATGGAATCCTCTTTCAAGACGCATTCACGTTCACTCGTGTCCTTGGCCGGCAATCTCAATAGATCGAGAGAACTGCGATCCCTCTTTGTGGACTTGGTGGAGCGCTGCGTCGAGCCTCTGAGGCAGGCCAGGTGGACATCAAGGGATTTGAGACTGTTCCTCGACTACTACACACCAGCCGGAGTTCAATTGTTTAAAAG CGATTCGGCGACGGCTCTCGTATGGGAGCGCTACATGAAAGTCATTTCCAGCTGCCTAGTCAAAATCTACCACAACTAG
- the LOC124311979 gene encoding uncharacterized protein LOC124311979 isoform X1, producing MESMQPRGGHLDVGASWDDFYGSSSDLVPTLMDIFDSMIGNQQAPHHRHPLHSMSPPSPTSDSSCASSTTTLASAGNLSSNQQPPRHFPVLKIVEPGDSPLILQQQMTPNAVSPLANDGPAAAAATSNNAIRSGGSGGVRNGMATCSSSSPRRSVSFRSSELAPAKEAAAAAAMTSTTSTSSRCGSSSSSSSLTSLAAPASSVHSVATTSSSCSSHSTLSSSTWSACADGGVGDGHLNSDESLDVVAATCGVGVTVAAAATPSGASAAVAAGSGSPSRRPRSSAVNSDLHHLRHSGDSGDSGVSSPGPPSSEASEQKHSGEEEEEEEDADEEDDRGSDNLSYMDRVVMEVVESETVYVRDLQQVVEGYLYFWRDEGERAPLSPEQAVALFGNVDDIYRFNSQFLTQLQSCGLDPVEVARCFVRNNSGFTIYTDYCTNYPRKVSVLTDLMRNEAASRACRERQTQLQHTLPLGSYLLKPVQRILKYHLLLQNIVKHCDRSQTPGYTDIIVALSAMTGIAHHINDMKRKHEHAVRVQEVQSLLDGWPGEDLTTYGELVAEGSFRMYGAKAPRHVFLLDRMLLIVKRKEDGTLGYKVHIMCSNLMLIESVPGEPLSFHVIPFDNPRQQYTLEARNLEQKREWALQLKRVILENYDAVIPHHARQLVLQLGQDQRCNQERPASNSSSHGYDRGDYAYSATSSGSGSSSAAHHHVKRHQHSAPEYLERRKHSTAGLTAKGRSRKGRKLSHDGSSPRESPLIPRRLRRSLDSRDRSVSQDRSDVDHERKCSTHSCPSAAEAAKNKVRKFGAWRRRSEPCRETSQVVSQSEAEPTSCTNAGSGGLSSSAVNGKMRDEQLRESSGTLQVEIAGPSSSRAAALVAVDPEPLMLLSPPPQQLQQLQQLQQLQPQRIVPESLERIVEQLVLQNVEIQRILQRKKRRAAERQPSASSSSSSSRPYVVRSESTTLDEGIYDTLLSPSGPGSMMEAVGGVLSDIDGDYVTIRAEGGVGGGHFSRCHLRRSLGNKTPESMADSSQLAGLSNAFSCQQQLQKATLSRSLSCPARGQQAVRVAKKSEASIAESGATAASLATVGGRIQKLLNHIGSPDHWSNWIRSLSPPQRRTSTDLQSVEPDASSTSRSRSRREPIDLDVDPLNISTSPCVPSVWLQMQSEHLAEPGKKSGSLPRSFQTPPDVKSRWMDRPVTIASDRPAPIDLQTDALELYIRSQTERPSDQTDQHSTTEGFDDSLTDIPSTPRVSTDNIHVHPDYKIYRRSASKSSLKTVLSSVSSKLRSGSEHFWGSLFSLSHDDSGTASSSSAGRQHSKVVHYLASRYAHLLRQRHNSLQHNGNSPAAAAHSAAVGARIANLSDSTDYVIPKYSCSPATPSCYSTSRSDLSSSKSTASLASKTTWYGTLESTRDAAMQMMMMDSDDSDSDQEDDEDSATGMDGFFYERAFEAVEQLLDGAAADWCRDSAIFSDRDETGSVTESIVVKTKPPPPPVASKSHRGVHNGQQQQHSRHRGMAILDRMRSLEENGGSVRSGGKEVSASASLENLKSISQRRMELSQAVSSAAKTPGDESETSSQHSTSTVNTVVEVHPAGGGFSDDVVDSHSPVHQRRTGATVVMVRSQPRKGPDSLSPTASSSSSSASAVPLPKGWVKHIIGKLQGDAK from the exons GCTCGTCTAGCGATTTGGTGCCGACGCTAATGGACATTTTCGACTCGATGATTGGGAATCAACAGGCCCCTCATCATCGTCATCCTCTTCACAGCATGTCGCCACCTTCGCCGACGTCGGATTCCTCGTGCGcatcgtcgacgacgacgttggCGTCCGCTGGCAATCTGTCGTCGAATCAGCAGCCGCCGCGCCATTTTCCCGTTTTGAAAATCGTCGAGCCGGGCGATTCGCCGCTGATCCTCCAGCAGCAAATGACGCCAAACGCCGTCTCGCCACTCGCCAATG acgggccagcagcagcagcagcgactagTAATAACGCGATACGGtctggcggcagcggcggcgtcCGAAATGGAATGGCGACTTGTTCCTCGTCGTCTCCTCGCCGTTCCGTCTCTTTCCGCTCGTCTGAATTGGCGCCAGCCAaagaggcggcggcggcggcggccatgACGTCAACGACGTCGACATCGTCCAGGTGTGGCAGTTCGTCTTCCTCGTCTTCGTTGACGTCACTGGCGGCGCCAGCGTCCAGTGTCCACTCGGTGGCCACCACCTCATCGTCTTGCTCGTCACATTCGACATTGTCGTCCTCGACTTGGTCCGCTTGTGCAGACGGCGGTGTCGGCGACGGCCATTTGAATTCAGACGAGAGTCTGGACGTCGTTGCTGCAACTTGTGGCGTTGGCGTCACGGTGGCCGCTGCTGCAACTCCATCGGGCGCAtcagcggcggtggcggccggTTCAGGTTCGCCCAGCCGGCGACCGCGAAGCAGCGCCGTCAACAGCGATCTCCATCATCTGAGGCACTCGGGCGACTCTGGAGACAGCGGCGTGAGCAGCCCGGGCCCGCCCAGCTCGGAGGCATCGGAGCAGAAACATTCGggcgaagaggaggaagaagaggaagacgcGGACGAGGAGGACGACAGAGGCAGCGACAATCTCTCGTACATGGACCGCGTCGTCATGGAGGTGGTCGAGTCCGAGACCGTCTACGTCCGCGACTTGCAGCAGGTCGTCGAG ggttatttgtatttttggcGGGACGAAGGGGAGCGAGCGCCGCTGAGTCCCGAACAGGCGGTCGCCCTTTTCGGCAACGTGGACGACATTTACCGTTTCAACAGCCAATTCCTGACGCAACTGCAGTCGTGCGGGCTCGATCCCGTCGAGGTGGCCCGCTGTTTCGTCCGCAACAATTCCGGCTTCACCATCTACACCGACTACTGCACCAACTACCCCAG GAAAGTGTCGGTGCTGACAGATTTGATGAGGAACGAGGCGGCCAGCCGGGCGTGTCGCGAGAGGCAGACGCAATTGCAGCACACGCTGCCGCTCGGCTCCTACCTGCTCAAACCGGTCCAGCGCATCCTCAAGTACCACCTGCTGCTGCAGAACATTGTCAAGCACTGCGACCGATCGCAGACGCCCGGCTACACGGACATCATCGTGGCCCTGTCGGCCATGACGGGCATCGCTCACCACATCAACGACATGAAGCGAAAGCACGAACACGCCGTCAGAGTCCAGGAGGTGCAGAGTCTTCTGGACGGCTGGCCGGGCGAGGACCTGACCACCTACGGCGAACTGGTGGCCGAGGGCTCGTTCCGCATGTACGGAGCCAAGGCGCCCCGTCACGTTTTCTTGCTGGATCGCATGTTGCTCATCGTCAAGCGAAAGGAGGACGGCACTTTGGGCTACAAAGTTCACATCATG TGTTCCAATCTCATGCTGATTGAGAGTGTTCCAGGCGAGCCGCTTAGTTTTCACGTCATCCCGTTTGACAACCCGCGCCAGCAGTACACCCTCGAG GCAAGGAATCTGGAACAGAAAAGGGAATGGGCGCTGCAATTGAAGCGTGTCATCCTGGAGAACTACGACGCCGTCATTCCACACCACGCCCGCCAATTGGTCCTGCAGTTGGGTCAGGACCAGCGGTGCAATCAGGAGCGGCCGgctagcaacagcagcagccacggCTACGACCGAGGAGACTACGCTTACAGCGCCACCTCGTCTGGCAGCGGATCCTCGTCGGCCGCTCACCACCACGTCAAGAGGCACCAGCACTCGGCTCCCGAATACCTGGAGAGGCGCAAACACTCGACCGCCGGCCTCACGGCCAAAGGTCGCAGCCGCAAGGGTCGAAAATTGAGCCACGACGGATCCAGTCCGCGTGAA tCGCCGCTCATCCCGCGACGATTGCGCAGGAGTTTGGACTCGCGCGACAGGAGCGTCAGTCAGGACAGGAGCGACGTCGATCACGAGCGCAAGTGCAGTACGCACAGCTGTCCGTCGGCAGCCGAAGCGGCTAAAAATAAG GTGCGGAAATTTGGAGCGTGGCGGCGTCGGTCTGAACCTTGTCGGGAAACGAGTCAGGTTGTGAGCCAGAGTGAAGCGGAACCAACGAGTTGTACAAATGCTGGGAGCGGCGGCCTCAGCAGCAGCGCCGTCAACGGCAAGATGCGTGACGAACAACTGCGGGAATCGAGCGGGACGCTTCAAGTTGAAATTGCCGGTCCGTCCTCGTCCAGGGCGGCGGCGTTGGTGGCAGTCGACCCGGAACCGCTCATGCTCCTCTCACCGCCACCGCAACAACtgcaacaactacaacaattGCAACAACTGCAACCGCAGCGGATAGTGCCCGAGAGCCTGGAACGCATCGTCGAGCAACTAGTGCTGCAGAATGTGGAAATCCAACGGATCCTGCAGCGCAAGAAGCGGAGGGCGGCCGAGCGCCAGCCGTcggcctcgtcgtcgtcgtcctcgtcgCGTCCCTACGTCGTCCGCTCCGAGTCGACGACGCTGGACGAGGGCATCTACGACACGCTCCTCTCGCCGTCGGGACCCGGCAGCATGATGGAAGCGGTCGGAGGCGTTTTGTCGGACATTGACGGCGACTACGTCACGATCCGGGCCGAGGGCGGAGTGGGAGGTGGACACTTTAGCCGCTGCCATTTGCGCCGCTCGCTGGGCAACAAGACGCCAGAAAGTATGGCCGACTCGTCTCAATTGGCCGGCCTTTCCAACGCCTTTTcctgccagcagcagctgcaaaAGGCCACCCTCAGTCGCTCGCTGTCGTGTCCAGCACGTGGCCAGCAGGCCGTTCGAGTGGCCAAGAAATCGGAAGCCTCGATCGCCGAGAGTGGCGCCACCGCCGCCTCGCTGGCCACAGTCGGCGGCCGCATCCAGAAACTCTTGAACCACATCGGCTCGCCGGATCACTGGTCCAACTGGATCCGTTCCTTGTCGCCACCGCAGCGGAGGACTTCGACCGACTTGCAGTCCGTCGAGCCGGATGCCAGCAGCACCAGCCGGAGTCGCTCGAGGAGGGAACCCATCGACTTGGACGTCGATCCCTTGAACATATCGACCAGCCCTTGCGTGCCTTCCGTCTGGCTCCAGATGCAGAGCGAACATTTGGCGGAGCCGGGCAAGAAATCCGGTTCACTCCCCCGCAGTTTCCAG acTCCACCGGATGTCAAGTCTCGTTGGATGGATCGACCAGTCACCATCGCATCCGATCGTCCGGCTCCCATCGACCTTCAGACGGACGCCCTCGAGCTCTACATCCGCTCACAGACAGAGCGGCCGTCTGATCAGACGGATCAGCATTCGACTACCGAAGG GTTCGACGACAGTTTGACCGACATTCCCAGTACGCCTCGCGTCAGCACGGACAACATCCACGTCCATCCGGATTACAAAATCTACCGCAGGAGCGCCTCCAAGTCGTCGCTGAAGACGGTCTTGTCTTCCGTGTCCTCTAAGCTCCGCTCGGGCTCTGAGCACTTTTGGGGGTCGCTCTTCAGTTTGAGCCACGACGACAGCGGCACGGCTTCCTCGTCGTCGGCCGGCCGGCAACACAGCAAAGTCGTCCACTACCTGGCCAGCCGCTACGCCCATTTGCTGAGGCAGCGTCACAACAGCCTGCAGCACAACGGCAACAGTCCAGCCGCGGCCGCTCACAGCGCCGCCGTGGGCGCCCGCATCGCCAACTTGTCTGATTCGACTGATTACGTCATCCCCAAGTACAGCTGCTCACCCGCAACGCCC AGTTGTTATTCGACGTCGCGCTCGGACCTGTCGTCCTCCAAGTCGACGGCCTCGCTGGCCTCGAAAACGACGTGGTACGGGACGCTGGAGTCTACGAGGGACGCGGCCAtgcagatgatgatgatggactcTGACGATTCCGACAGCGACCAAGAGGACGACGAGGATTCGGCGACGGGCATGGACGGCTTCTTTTACGAGCGAGCCTTTGAAGCCGTCGAGCAACTGCTGGACGGGGCCGCCGCCGATTGGTGCCGCGACAGCGCCATCTTCAGCGATCGGGACGAGACGGGCAGCGTGACGGAGTCGATTGTCGTCAAAACGAAACCGCCGCCACCTCCCGTCGCCTCCAAATCGCACCGAGGAGTCCACAacggacagcagcagcagcacagtcgCCATCGCGGGATGGCCATCCTGGATCGGATGCGATCGCTGGAGGAGAACGGCGGCAGCGTCCGTTCCGGCGGCAAGGAAGTGTCGGCCAGCGCTTCGCTAGAAAATCTGAAATCCATCAGCCAGCGTCGTATGGAGCTGAGTCAAGCCGTTTCGTCGGCTGCCAAAACGCCGGGCGACGAGAGCGAGACGAGTTCCCAGCATTCGACATCCACCGTCAACACGGTAGTGGAAGTGCATCCGGCCGGCGGCGGCTTCTCTGACGATGTCGTCGACTCGCATTCGCCCGTTCACCAGCGTCGAACTGGCGCCACCGTCGTCATGGTCCGCTCTCAGCCGAGGAAAGGGCCCGATTCTCTTTCTCCGacagcctcttcttcttcttcgtcggcaTCCGCCGTTCCCTTGCCCAAGGGTTGGGTGAAGCATATTATCGGGAAATTGCAAGGTGACGCGAAATAG
- the LOC124311979 gene encoding uncharacterized protein LOC124311979 isoform X2, with translation MDIFDSMIGNQQAPHHRHPLHSMSPPSPTSDSSCASSTTTLASAGNLSSNQQPPRHFPVLKIVEPGDSPLILQQQMTPNAVSPLANDGPAAAAATSNNAIRSGGSGGVRNGMATCSSSSPRRSVSFRSSELAPAKEAAAAAAMTSTTSTSSRCGSSSSSSSLTSLAAPASSVHSVATTSSSCSSHSTLSSSTWSACADGGVGDGHLNSDESLDVVAATCGVGVTVAAAATPSGASAAVAAGSGSPSRRPRSSAVNSDLHHLRHSGDSGDSGVSSPGPPSSEASEQKHSGEEEEEEEDADEEDDRGSDNLSYMDRVVMEVVESETVYVRDLQQVVEGYLYFWRDEGERAPLSPEQAVALFGNVDDIYRFNSQFLTQLQSCGLDPVEVARCFVRNNSGFTIYTDYCTNYPRKVSVLTDLMRNEAASRACRERQTQLQHTLPLGSYLLKPVQRILKYHLLLQNIVKHCDRSQTPGYTDIIVALSAMTGIAHHINDMKRKHEHAVRVQEVQSLLDGWPGEDLTTYGELVAEGSFRMYGAKAPRHVFLLDRMLLIVKRKEDGTLGYKVHIMCSNLMLIESVPGEPLSFHVIPFDNPRQQYTLEARNLEQKREWALQLKRVILENYDAVIPHHARQLVLQLGQDQRCNQERPASNSSSHGYDRGDYAYSATSSGSGSSSAAHHHVKRHQHSAPEYLERRKHSTAGLTAKGRSRKGRKLSHDGSSPRESPLIPRRLRRSLDSRDRSVSQDRSDVDHERKCSTHSCPSAAEAAKNKVRKFGAWRRRSEPCRETSQVVSQSEAEPTSCTNAGSGGLSSSAVNGKMRDEQLRESSGTLQVEIAGPSSSRAAALVAVDPEPLMLLSPPPQQLQQLQQLQQLQPQRIVPESLERIVEQLVLQNVEIQRILQRKKRRAAERQPSASSSSSSSRPYVVRSESTTLDEGIYDTLLSPSGPGSMMEAVGGVLSDIDGDYVTIRAEGGVGGGHFSRCHLRRSLGNKTPESMADSSQLAGLSNAFSCQQQLQKATLSRSLSCPARGQQAVRVAKKSEASIAESGATAASLATVGGRIQKLLNHIGSPDHWSNWIRSLSPPQRRTSTDLQSVEPDASSTSRSRSRREPIDLDVDPLNISTSPCVPSVWLQMQSEHLAEPGKKSGSLPRSFQTPPDVKSRWMDRPVTIASDRPAPIDLQTDALELYIRSQTERPSDQTDQHSTTEGFDDSLTDIPSTPRVSTDNIHVHPDYKIYRRSASKSSLKTVLSSVSSKLRSGSEHFWGSLFSLSHDDSGTASSSSAGRQHSKVVHYLASRYAHLLRQRHNSLQHNGNSPAAAAHSAAVGARIANLSDSTDYVIPKYSCSPATPSCYSTSRSDLSSSKSTASLASKTTWYGTLESTRDAAMQMMMMDSDDSDSDQEDDEDSATGMDGFFYERAFEAVEQLLDGAAADWCRDSAIFSDRDETGSVTESIVVKTKPPPPPVASKSHRGVHNGQQQQHSRHRGMAILDRMRSLEENGGSVRSGGKEVSASASLENLKSISQRRMELSQAVSSAAKTPGDESETSSQHSTSTVNTVVEVHPAGGGFSDDVVDSHSPVHQRRTGATVVMVRSQPRKGPDSLSPTASSSSSSASAVPLPKGWVKHIIGKLQGDAK, from the exons ATGGACATTTTCGACTCGATGATTGGGAATCAACAGGCCCCTCATCATCGTCATCCTCTTCACAGCATGTCGCCACCTTCGCCGACGTCGGATTCCTCGTGCGcatcgtcgacgacgacgttggCGTCCGCTGGCAATCTGTCGTCGAATCAGCAGCCGCCGCGCCATTTTCCCGTTTTGAAAATCGTCGAGCCGGGCGATTCGCCGCTGATCCTCCAGCAGCAAATGACGCCAAACGCCGTCTCGCCACTCGCCAATG acgggccagcagcagcagcagcgactagTAATAACGCGATACGGtctggcggcagcggcggcgtcCGAAATGGAATGGCGACTTGTTCCTCGTCGTCTCCTCGCCGTTCCGTCTCTTTCCGCTCGTCTGAATTGGCGCCAGCCAaagaggcggcggcggcggcggccatgACGTCAACGACGTCGACATCGTCCAGGTGTGGCAGTTCGTCTTCCTCGTCTTCGTTGACGTCACTGGCGGCGCCAGCGTCCAGTGTCCACTCGGTGGCCACCACCTCATCGTCTTGCTCGTCACATTCGACATTGTCGTCCTCGACTTGGTCCGCTTGTGCAGACGGCGGTGTCGGCGACGGCCATTTGAATTCAGACGAGAGTCTGGACGTCGTTGCTGCAACTTGTGGCGTTGGCGTCACGGTGGCCGCTGCTGCAACTCCATCGGGCGCAtcagcggcggtggcggccggTTCAGGTTCGCCCAGCCGGCGACCGCGAAGCAGCGCCGTCAACAGCGATCTCCATCATCTGAGGCACTCGGGCGACTCTGGAGACAGCGGCGTGAGCAGCCCGGGCCCGCCCAGCTCGGAGGCATCGGAGCAGAAACATTCGggcgaagaggaggaagaagaggaagacgcGGACGAGGAGGACGACAGAGGCAGCGACAATCTCTCGTACATGGACCGCGTCGTCATGGAGGTGGTCGAGTCCGAGACCGTCTACGTCCGCGACTTGCAGCAGGTCGTCGAG ggttatttgtatttttggcGGGACGAAGGGGAGCGAGCGCCGCTGAGTCCCGAACAGGCGGTCGCCCTTTTCGGCAACGTGGACGACATTTACCGTTTCAACAGCCAATTCCTGACGCAACTGCAGTCGTGCGGGCTCGATCCCGTCGAGGTGGCCCGCTGTTTCGTCCGCAACAATTCCGGCTTCACCATCTACACCGACTACTGCACCAACTACCCCAG GAAAGTGTCGGTGCTGACAGATTTGATGAGGAACGAGGCGGCCAGCCGGGCGTGTCGCGAGAGGCAGACGCAATTGCAGCACACGCTGCCGCTCGGCTCCTACCTGCTCAAACCGGTCCAGCGCATCCTCAAGTACCACCTGCTGCTGCAGAACATTGTCAAGCACTGCGACCGATCGCAGACGCCCGGCTACACGGACATCATCGTGGCCCTGTCGGCCATGACGGGCATCGCTCACCACATCAACGACATGAAGCGAAAGCACGAACACGCCGTCAGAGTCCAGGAGGTGCAGAGTCTTCTGGACGGCTGGCCGGGCGAGGACCTGACCACCTACGGCGAACTGGTGGCCGAGGGCTCGTTCCGCATGTACGGAGCCAAGGCGCCCCGTCACGTTTTCTTGCTGGATCGCATGTTGCTCATCGTCAAGCGAAAGGAGGACGGCACTTTGGGCTACAAAGTTCACATCATG TGTTCCAATCTCATGCTGATTGAGAGTGTTCCAGGCGAGCCGCTTAGTTTTCACGTCATCCCGTTTGACAACCCGCGCCAGCAGTACACCCTCGAG GCAAGGAATCTGGAACAGAAAAGGGAATGGGCGCTGCAATTGAAGCGTGTCATCCTGGAGAACTACGACGCCGTCATTCCACACCACGCCCGCCAATTGGTCCTGCAGTTGGGTCAGGACCAGCGGTGCAATCAGGAGCGGCCGgctagcaacagcagcagccacggCTACGACCGAGGAGACTACGCTTACAGCGCCACCTCGTCTGGCAGCGGATCCTCGTCGGCCGCTCACCACCACGTCAAGAGGCACCAGCACTCGGCTCCCGAATACCTGGAGAGGCGCAAACACTCGACCGCCGGCCTCACGGCCAAAGGTCGCAGCCGCAAGGGTCGAAAATTGAGCCACGACGGATCCAGTCCGCGTGAA tCGCCGCTCATCCCGCGACGATTGCGCAGGAGTTTGGACTCGCGCGACAGGAGCGTCAGTCAGGACAGGAGCGACGTCGATCACGAGCGCAAGTGCAGTACGCACAGCTGTCCGTCGGCAGCCGAAGCGGCTAAAAATAAG GTGCGGAAATTTGGAGCGTGGCGGCGTCGGTCTGAACCTTGTCGGGAAACGAGTCAGGTTGTGAGCCAGAGTGAAGCGGAACCAACGAGTTGTACAAATGCTGGGAGCGGCGGCCTCAGCAGCAGCGCCGTCAACGGCAAGATGCGTGACGAACAACTGCGGGAATCGAGCGGGACGCTTCAAGTTGAAATTGCCGGTCCGTCCTCGTCCAGGGCGGCGGCGTTGGTGGCAGTCGACCCGGAACCGCTCATGCTCCTCTCACCGCCACCGCAACAACtgcaacaactacaacaattGCAACAACTGCAACCGCAGCGGATAGTGCCCGAGAGCCTGGAACGCATCGTCGAGCAACTAGTGCTGCAGAATGTGGAAATCCAACGGATCCTGCAGCGCAAGAAGCGGAGGGCGGCCGAGCGCCAGCCGTcggcctcgtcgtcgtcgtcctcgtcgCGTCCCTACGTCGTCCGCTCCGAGTCGACGACGCTGGACGAGGGCATCTACGACACGCTCCTCTCGCCGTCGGGACCCGGCAGCATGATGGAAGCGGTCGGAGGCGTTTTGTCGGACATTGACGGCGACTACGTCACGATCCGGGCCGAGGGCGGAGTGGGAGGTGGACACTTTAGCCGCTGCCATTTGCGCCGCTCGCTGGGCAACAAGACGCCAGAAAGTATGGCCGACTCGTCTCAATTGGCCGGCCTTTCCAACGCCTTTTcctgccagcagcagctgcaaaAGGCCACCCTCAGTCGCTCGCTGTCGTGTCCAGCACGTGGCCAGCAGGCCGTTCGAGTGGCCAAGAAATCGGAAGCCTCGATCGCCGAGAGTGGCGCCACCGCCGCCTCGCTGGCCACAGTCGGCGGCCGCATCCAGAAACTCTTGAACCACATCGGCTCGCCGGATCACTGGTCCAACTGGATCCGTTCCTTGTCGCCACCGCAGCGGAGGACTTCGACCGACTTGCAGTCCGTCGAGCCGGATGCCAGCAGCACCAGCCGGAGTCGCTCGAGGAGGGAACCCATCGACTTGGACGTCGATCCCTTGAACATATCGACCAGCCCTTGCGTGCCTTCCGTCTGGCTCCAGATGCAGAGCGAACATTTGGCGGAGCCGGGCAAGAAATCCGGTTCACTCCCCCGCAGTTTCCAG acTCCACCGGATGTCAAGTCTCGTTGGATGGATCGACCAGTCACCATCGCATCCGATCGTCCGGCTCCCATCGACCTTCAGACGGACGCCCTCGAGCTCTACATCCGCTCACAGACAGAGCGGCCGTCTGATCAGACGGATCAGCATTCGACTACCGAAGG GTTCGACGACAGTTTGACCGACATTCCCAGTACGCCTCGCGTCAGCACGGACAACATCCACGTCCATCCGGATTACAAAATCTACCGCAGGAGCGCCTCCAAGTCGTCGCTGAAGACGGTCTTGTCTTCCGTGTCCTCTAAGCTCCGCTCGGGCTCTGAGCACTTTTGGGGGTCGCTCTTCAGTTTGAGCCACGACGACAGCGGCACGGCTTCCTCGTCGTCGGCCGGCCGGCAACACAGCAAAGTCGTCCACTACCTGGCCAGCCGCTACGCCCATTTGCTGAGGCAGCGTCACAACAGCCTGCAGCACAACGGCAACAGTCCAGCCGCGGCCGCTCACAGCGCCGCCGTGGGCGCCCGCATCGCCAACTTGTCTGATTCGACTGATTACGTCATCCCCAAGTACAGCTGCTCACCCGCAACGCCC AGTTGTTATTCGACGTCGCGCTCGGACCTGTCGTCCTCCAAGTCGACGGCCTCGCTGGCCTCGAAAACGACGTGGTACGGGACGCTGGAGTCTACGAGGGACGCGGCCAtgcagatgatgatgatggactcTGACGATTCCGACAGCGACCAAGAGGACGACGAGGATTCGGCGACGGGCATGGACGGCTTCTTTTACGAGCGAGCCTTTGAAGCCGTCGAGCAACTGCTGGACGGGGCCGCCGCCGATTGGTGCCGCGACAGCGCCATCTTCAGCGATCGGGACGAGACGGGCAGCGTGACGGAGTCGATTGTCGTCAAAACGAAACCGCCGCCACCTCCCGTCGCCTCCAAATCGCACCGAGGAGTCCACAacggacagcagcagcagcacagtcgCCATCGCGGGATGGCCATCCTGGATCGGATGCGATCGCTGGAGGAGAACGGCGGCAGCGTCCGTTCCGGCGGCAAGGAAGTGTCGGCCAGCGCTTCGCTAGAAAATCTGAAATCCATCAGCCAGCGTCGTATGGAGCTGAGTCAAGCCGTTTCGTCGGCTGCCAAAACGCCGGGCGACGAGAGCGAGACGAGTTCCCAGCATTCGACATCCACCGTCAACACGGTAGTGGAAGTGCATCCGGCCGGCGGCGGCTTCTCTGACGATGTCGTCGACTCGCATTCGCCCGTTCACCAGCGTCGAACTGGCGCCACCGTCGTCATGGTCCGCTCTCAGCCGAGGAAAGGGCCCGATTCTCTTTCTCCGacagcctcttcttcttcttcgtcggcaTCCGCCGTTCCCTTGCCCAAGGGTTGGGTGAAGCATATTATCGGGAAATTGCAAGGTGACGCGAAATAG